A genome region from Manihot esculenta cultivar AM560-2 chromosome 5, M.esculenta_v8, whole genome shotgun sequence includes the following:
- the LOC110615010 gene encoding acyl-coenzyme A thioesterase 13: MTKTSNSITSRLEETSSSTTEYAEKVESFLTKVGICASISESNRSKDFYSNLLRDLLKVNHVQFGRISCDFSVLPIVANHFNSLHGGAVAAIAERVAIACVRTVEAEDREISLGELVISYLSAAPQNEAVIVDGRVQRSGRNITVVAMEFRIKKNGKLVYTANATFYHLPFAKL; the protein is encoded by the exons ATGACGAAAACTTCCAACTCCATCACTTCGAGATTAGAAGAAACATCATCTTCAACAACTGAATATGCTGAAAAAGTAGAAAGCTTTCTAACCAAAGTTGGAATCTGTGCATCTATTTCTGAAAGCAACAGATCCAAGGATTTCTATTCCAATCTACTTCGCGATCTCCTGAAGGTCAACCATGTCCAATTCGGTCGCATCTCTTGCGACTTCTCCGTCCTACCCATTGTCGCT AATCATTTCAATTCGCTCCATGGAGGAGCCGTTGCAGCTATAGCAGAGAGAGTAGCTATTGCTTGTGTTAGAACTGTTGAAGCTGAGGACAGGGAAATCTCTCTTGGTGAACTGGTCATCTCTTATCTCTCAGCTGCACCACAAAAT GAGGCGGTGATTGTTGATGGGCGTGTACAGAGGAGTGGAAGAAATATAACAGTAGTTGCAATGGAGTTCAGAATCAAGAAAAATGGCAAGTTGGTCTACACTGCAAATGCTACCTTCTATCACCTGCCTTTCGCCAAACTGTGA
- the LOC110615686 gene encoding digalactosyldiacylglycerol synthase 2, chloroplastic, whose protein sequence is MDKKQHIAIFTTASLPWLTGTAVNPLFRAAYLAKDGGRKVTLVIPWLSLKHQKLVYPSNITFSSPSDQEAYIHQWLEDRIPFSSNFSICFYPGKFAVDKGSILGVGDISEVIPDEEADIAILEEPEHLTWFHHGKRWKTKFRLVIGIVHTNYLEYVKREKNGRLKALMLKYVNEWVVDIYCHKVIRLSAATQDYPKSIICNVHGVNPKFIEIGKKKLELQQREKQAFTKGNYYIGKMVWSKGYKELLKLLHTHQKELAGLEVDLYGNGEDSDQVKEAAKKLELVVRVNPGRDHADPVFHDYKVFLNPSTTDVVCTTTAEALAMGKIVVCANHPSNDFFKQFPNCRTYDNSNEFVKVTCKALTEQPAELTDAQRHALSWEAATERFLRVADLDQASARKLEKSTTNNFASTSFNLRKNIEDASAYLHYVASGFEASRRAFGAFPGSLQPDEEQRQELGLAIPAGK, encoded by the exons ATGGATAAAAAACAGCATATCGCAATTTTTACCACTGCAAGCCTTCCATGGTTGACTGGAACTGCTGTCAACCCTTTGTTTCGTGCTGCGTATCTAGCAAAGGATGGAGGTAGAAAGGTCACTTTGGTGATCCCTTGGTTGTCCTTGAAACATCAAAAGCTAGTATATCCCAGCAACATCACATTTAGTTCACCTTCGGATCAGGAAGCATATATCCACCAGTGGCTCGAGGATAGAATTCCATTTTCCTCTAATTTCAGTATATGCTTTTATCCTGGAAAG TTTGCTGTAGATAAAGGAAGCATTCTTGGTGTAGGAGATATCTCTGAAgtcatccctgatgaagaggcagACATTGCCATCCTTGAAGAGCCTGAGCATCTAACATGGTTTCATCATGGGAAGAGATGGAAAACTAAATTTCGCCTTGTGATAGGAATTGTACACACCAATTATTTGGAATATgtgaagagagagaaaaatggACGATTAAAAGCACTTATGCTTAAATATGTTAATGAATGGGTTGTTGACATATATTGCCACAAG GTAATTAGATTGTCTGCTGCCACCCAGGATTATCCGAAATCCATTATCTGCAATGTTCATGGAGTGAATCCCAAGTTCATTGAAATTGGCAAGAAAAAGTTGGAGCTACAGCAAAGGGAGAAGCAAGCCTTCACTAAAGGCAATTACTACATTGGAaaaatggtgtggagcaaaggTTACAAGGAGCTGCTTAAACTTCTTCACACTCACCAAAAGGAGTTGGCTGGGCTTGAGGTAGATTTATATGGCAATGGAGAAGACTCTGATCAAGTTAAGGAAGCTGCTAAAAAATTGGAACTAGTAGTGAGAGTGAACCCTGGGCGCGATCATGCTGATCCTGTATTCCATGA TTATAAAGTGTTCCTGAATCCGAGCACCACGGATGTGGTTTGCACGACGACAGCTGAAGCACTGGCGATGGGAAAAATTGTTGTATGTGCCAATCACCCCTCAAATGACTTCTTCAAGCAGTTTCCAAATTGCCGAACTTATGATAACAGCAATGAATTTGTCAAAGTCACATGCAAGGCTTTGACTGAACAACCTGCTGAGCTGACTGATGCACAGAGGCATGCACTGTCATGGGAGGCTGCCACAGAACGATTTCTGAGAGTTGCTGATTTGGACCAAGCATCTGCAAGGAAATTGGAAAAAAGTACCACGAATAACTTTGCTTCCACATCTTTCAATCTAAGGAAAAACATTGAGGATGCGTCTGCATATCTACATTATGTGGCTTCTGGATTTGAAGCATCAAGAAGAGCTTTTGGTGCATTTCCAGGGAGCCTGCAGCCAGATGAAGAGCAACGTCAGGAGCTTGGGCTGGCTATTCCTGCAGGAAAATGA
- the LOC110616170 gene encoding BON1-associated protein 2, giving the protein MDSVFHNLEINVLSAENLRLDGKFVKKDTFVVLKFDPLNYKSTNADREGGSNPSWNQKLEMDMPMHARFIILEVQCKIGSTNRVIGTARVPVSDFLGGYTPVDYLHFLSYRLRDARGEKNGIINISVKVKRLAHDTAHACYPCSSSSSLSQPTWGMPAAGGEKNCRESVVTGIPIWCASHA; this is encoded by the coding sequence ATGGATTCTGTATTCCACAATCTGGAAATCAATGTTTTATCCGCAGAAAACCTACGCCTGGATGGAAAATTCGTGAAAAAAGATACCTTCGTTGTGCTAAAATTCGATCCTCTCAATTACAAATCAACCAACGCTGATCGCGAAGGGGGAAGCAATCCTTCCTGGAATCAAAAACTCGAAATGGACATGCCAATGCATGCTCGCTTTATTATCTTAGAAGTGCAATGCAAAATTGGCTCGACGAATAGAGTGATTGGCACAGCTAGGGTTCCCGTTTCTGATTTCTTGGGAGGATATACTCCAGTAGATTATTTGCATTTTTTGAGTTATAGGCTGAGAGATGCGAGGGGTGAAAAGAACGGAATTATTAATATTTCTGTGAAAGTGAAGCGGCTCGCTCATGACACGGCTCATGCTTGTTACCCGTGTTCTTCGTCATCATCGTTGTCGCAGCCAACTTGGGGAATGCCCGCTGCTGGTGGTGAGAAGAATTGTCGTGAATCTGTAGTAACAGGAATTCCAATTTGGTGTGCATCACATGCTTAA
- the LOC110614892 gene encoding uncharacterized protein LOC110614892 yields MAKTPSSATAAVSFPSEETSSASTETIISKDLPPDSAEEIKQFFTFTGVSSSSPQNYHCKDFFSNLISPLLKADLVQRGHVSCIFSVLPAVTNYFNGLHGGAVAAIAERVAIACARTVVADDKEIFLAELSISYLSAAPKNEVVVVDGSVVRSGRNLTVVAMEFKIKKSRKLVYIARATFYHMPIAKL; encoded by the exons ATGGCGAAAACCCCCAGCTCCGCCACTGCCGCCGTTTCGTTTCCGTCGGAGGAAACTTCATCAGCTTCGACAGAAACAATAATCTCCAAGGACTTGCCTCCAGATTCAGCAGAGGAGATCAAACAGTTTTTCACCTTTACCGGAGTCTCTAGCTCTTCCCCTCAAAACTACCATTGCAAGGATTTCTTTTCTAATCTCATTAGCCCTCTCCTCAAGGCTGACCTTGTCCAACGGGGCCACGTTTCCTGCATCTTCTCTGTCCTACCTGCCGTTACT AATTATTTCAATGGACTTCACGGTGGCGCTGTGGCAGCTATAGCTGAGAGAGTGGCGATTGCTTGTGCTAGAACTGTCGTGGCAGACGATAAAGAAATCTTCCTTGCTGAATTGAGCATTTCATATCTCTCTGCCGCACCAAAAAAT GAAGTTGTGGTAGTTGATGGGTCTGTAGTGAGGAGCGGAAGAAATTTAACTGTAGTTGCCATGGAGTTCAAAATCAAGAAATCTAGGAAACTGGTCTACATTGCCCGTGCTACTTTCTATCATATGCCTATTGCCAAGCTATGA
- the LOC110615126 gene encoding transcription factor MYB3R-1 isoform X2, whose protein sequence is MIPQLIMPSQIQSLLKGPTRRSTKGGWTEEEDKILVAAVEKFNCRNWKKIAECVPDRTDVQCLHRWQKVLNPDLVKGPWKREEDDLIRDLVGKQGIKKWSEIAKHLPGRIGKQCRERWHNHLNPEIKRTAWTKEEELTLIDAHKIYGNKWAEIAKFLNGRTENAIKNHWNCSVKKKIESCSARKFDIHSYNKGAEIRKSEMDNQSFDERMNPERSMHACPLDLALGNSKTREFQLSASDKGNCKYAVKELYFGTLDAKPSPAFTLTSVEWKGSDNNANKIEHTNHLSNWSSKLCNTSSDDVARLQLPCERTLELSKTVNSLHSGALSAPLTIASSTVPGYDIKTAELDDKKKGAGDPESVELNCGLLSSESLQLDKVLLQTGSAPSTGSYPRTTTLSPVSSCAPLSHNGRISHDRSSPESILSILRSAARSFKNTPSIIRKRSSTSRAETFGDTKSVEKRLEYAFNIGCDSDGKRFGDS, encoded by the exons ATGATACCTCAGCTAATAATGCCGTCACAGATCCAATCTCTGTTAAAGG GTCCTACCAGACGATCAACAAAAGGAGGCTGGACAGAGGAGGAG GATAAAATTTTAGTTGCTGCAGTAGAAAAGTTCAACTGCAGAAACTGGAAGAAGATTG CTGAATGTGTTCCTGACAGAACAGATGTTCAATGTCTGCATCGCTGGCAGAAGGTTCTGAACCCTGACCTTGTCAAGGGACCATGGAAACGGGAG GAAGATGACCTGATTCGTGACCTTGTTGGAAAGCAGGGGATTAAGAAATGGTCAGAAATAGCAAAACACCTTCCTGGCCGCATAGGGAAGCAATGCCGAGAAAG GTGGCACAACCATTTGAACCCAGAGATAAAAAGAACAGCTTGGACCAAAGAGGAGGAATTGACACTCATCGACGCCCATAAAATATATGGAAATAAGTGGGCTGAGATTGCGAAGTTTCTTAATGGAAG GACTGAGAATGCAATAAAGAATCACTGGAACTGCTCAGTAAAGAAGAAAATAGAATCATGTTCTGCTCGTAAATTTGACATACACAGTTATAACAAAGGAGCAGAAATCAGGAAATCTGAGATGGACAATCAAAGCTTTGATGAGAGGATGAACCCTGAAAGAAGCATGCATGCTTGTCCATTGGATTTGGCTCTTGGAAATTCGAAGACAAGGGAATTTCAATTGTCAGCTTCAGATAAAGGAAATTGTAAATATGCAGTAAAAGAATTATATTTTGGAACCCTGGATGCTAAACCTTCACCCGCATTCACTCTAACTAGTGTAGAGTGGAAAGGAAGTGACAATAATGCTAACAAAATTGAGCATACAAACCATTTATCCAACTGGTCTAGTAAATTATGTAACACTTCTTCTGATGATGTTGCAAGGCTTCAACTTCCGTGTGAAAGAACTCTTGAACTATCAAAAACAGTAAATTCTTTGCATTCTGGAGCACTTTCAGCGCCTTTGACTATTGCTTCGAGTACTGTTCCTGGCTATGATATCAAAACAG CCGAACTTGATGACAAAAAGAAAGGTGCGGGAGACCCTGAAAGTGTGGAACTTAATTGTGGTTTATTGAGCTCTGAATCACTTCAGCTAGATAAGGTTCTGCTTCAAACTGGAAGTGCTCCAAGTACTGGAAGCTACCCCAGGACAACAACATTGAGTCCAGTTTCCTCTTGTGCTCCATTAAGCCATAATGGAAGAATTTCTCATGACCGGAGTAGTCCTGAATCAATATTATCGATATTGAGGAGCGCAGCTAGGAGTTTCAAAAACACAccatcaataataagaaaaagaagttCTACAAGTCGAGCTGAAACTTTTGGGGATACGAAATCCGTAGAAAAACGCTTGGAATATGCATTTAATATAGGATGTGATTCAGATGGTAAAAGATTTGGAGATTCTTGA
- the LOC110614662 gene encoding E3 ubiquitin-protein ligase At1g63170, protein MHASTSSVSSPAPHSLDTSPFLTRSIADHILRSRRFLRRPPQPFRGAAARLLGRSSSRRMTLQEPSVSMRVNAESDWAFSKPIIVLDVLWNLAFVVIAVVLLGLSVKEEPEVPLRLWIIGYGLQCVFHIACVIFQYRRRPSGRSVGFGGNGDSTSVLGSDGGDSVGYGAEQRASDDETSTAKHLESANTIFSFIWWIVGFYWVTAGGQNLPRDSPQLYWLCIFFLAFDVISVFICAAVACLIGFALCCCLPCIVGILCSMTDQEGATTDEIDQLPKYRFRRILDFEKIDGEIQVSTGGTMTECEFDMPTELLLSHEDANCCICLSAYEDGTELRDLPCHHHFHRACIDKWLYINAICPLCKFNILRATNQIGNEEV, encoded by the exons atgcacgcCTCAACTTCCTCAGTCTCTTCTCCGGCGCCTCACTCTCTTGACACCTCCCCATTCCTCACCCGCTCGATTGCCGACCATATCCTCCGTAGCCGACGTTTCCTACGCCGCCCGCCGCAGCCCTTCCGTGGTGCGGCTGCTCGGCTCCTTGGCCGATCCAGCAGCCGCCGCATGACGTTGCAGGAGCCCTCTGTAAGTATGCGCGTAAATGCAGAGAGCGACTGGGCCTTCTCCAAGCCGATTATTGTGCTAGATGTGTTGTGGAATTTGGCCTTCGTGGTGATTGCTGTTGTGTTGCTGGGGCTGAGCGTCAAGGAGGAGCCTGAGGTGCCGTTGAGGCTGTGGATAATTGGGTATGGTTTGCAGTGTGTGTTTCATATTGCCTGTGTGATCTTCCAGTATAGAAGGCGGCCTAGTGGAAGGAGTGTGGGATTTGGAGGGAATGGGGATTCCACTTCGGTACTGGGGAGTGATGGAGGAGATTCTGTGGGCTATGGTGCTGAACAGCGAGCCAGTGATGATGAAACTAG CACCGCGAAGCACCTGGAGTCTGCAAATAcaattttttcatttatctGGTGGATTGTCGGGTTCTACTGGGTTACTGCTGGTGGCCAAAATTTGCCTCGTGATTCGCCTCAGCTATACTG GCTTTGTATCTTCTTTCTTGCTTTTGATGTGATCTCTGTATTTATCTGTGCTGCTGTTGCATGTCTTATTGGATTTGCTCTCTGCTGCTGCCTTCCATGTATAGTTGGAATCTTATGTTCCATGACAGATCAG GAAGGAGCAACAACAGACGAGATTGATCAATTGCCAAAGTATAGATTCCGCAGGATACTGGATTTTGAGAAAATTGATGGTGAGATTCAAGTATCTACTGGAGGGACAATGACTGAATGTGAATTTGACATGCCCACTGAACTTCTTCTTTCCCATGAGGATGCT AACTGCTGCATTTGCCTTTCTGCATACGAAGATGGAACTGAGCTACGTGACCTTCCTTGTCATCACCATTTCCATAGAGCATGCATAGATAAGTGGCTTTACATAAATGCAATCTGTCCTCTTTGCAAGTTCAACATTCTAAGGGCAACCAATCAAATTGGTAATGAAGAAGTATAG
- the LOC110615960 gene encoding uncharacterized protein LOC110615960 yields the protein MAKISASSSSSSPTVSKDLPPHYADAAVGFLIDMGISDEYHVKDLYSDLFRSLLKTDHVGRGHVSCVFSVLPAVANFYDGLHGGAIGAIAERVAIACARTVVAKDKELFLGELGISYLSAAPLTEVVVVDGSVVRSGRNLTVVAIEFRIKKSKKLLYIARATLYHMPIAKL from the exons ATGGCCAAAATCTCcgcttcctcttcttcttcctcaccaACTGTCTCCAAAGACTTGCCTCCCCATTATGCGGATGCCGCCGTAGGCTTTCTGATTGACATGGGTATCTCCGACGAGTACCATGTTAAGGACTTGTATTCTGATCTCTTTCGCTCTCTATTAAAGACCGACCATGTCGGACGTGGCCACGTCTCCTGTGTCTTCTCCGTCCTACCCGCCGTTGCC AATTTTTACGATGGATTACACGGAGGGGCCATTGGAGCTATAGCAGAGAGAGTGGCGATTGCGTGTGCTAGAACTGTTGTGGCCAAGGATAAGGAGCTCTTTCTTGGTGAATTGGGCATTTCTTATCTCTCAGCTGCACCACTAACT GAGGTTGTGGTAGTTGATGGATCTGTAGTTAGGAGTGGCAGAAACTTAACTGTAGTAGCAATTGAGTTCAGAATCAAGAAAAGCAAGAAGCTTCTCTACATTGCTCGTGCTACCTTATATCACATGCCCATTGCCAAGTTAtga
- the LOC110615009 gene encoding uncharacterized protein LOC110615009: MSNAKYSSTATAAGISLREKASSSSMAATVSKALPSLYVREVESFFIRNGCWDHLAENTTSLDFYSHLFRHLLKVKHVYSGRVSCFFSVLPAFTNIFKGLHGGAIGAIAERVAIACARTVWAEDKELFLGELSMSYLSAAPLNEVCVVEGSIVRSGRNLIVVAMEFKIKKTGKLAYIARATLYQIPTAKL, from the exons ATGTCAAACGCGAAGTATTCTTCAACCGCCACCGCAGCCGGCATCTCTCTACGTGAAAAAGCGTCATCTTCTTCCATGGCAGCAACAGTATCCAAGGCACTGCCTTCACTGTATGTCCGTGAGGTTGAAAGCTTTTTCATCCGCAATGGATGTTGGGACCATCTCGCTGAAAATACCACGTCGTTGGATTTCTATTCCCATCTCTTTCGCCATCTTCTCAAGGTCAAGCACGTCTACAGTGGCCGTGTCTCTTGCTTCTTCTCCGTCCTACCGGCTTTCACC AATATTTTCAAAGGACTGCACGGAGGAGCTATTGGAGCTATAGCAGAGAGGGTGGCAATTGCTTGCGCTAGAACAGTATGGGCCGAGGACAAGGAGCTCTTCCTTGGCGAATTAAGCATGTCTTATCTCTCTGCTGCTCCACTAAAT GAGGTTTGTGTAGTTGAAGGGTCTATTGTGAGGAGTGGAAGAAATTTGATTGTAGTTGCAATGGAGTTCAAAATCAAGAAAACTGGGAAACTGGCCTACATAGCTCGAGCTACTTTGTATCAGATTCCTACTGCCAAATTATGA
- the LOC110616181 gene encoding cell division protein FtsY homolog, chloroplastic, with amino-acid sequence MAASAHLLLLAKPSTPHLVPAFPRTGSNQHKNARFKCLASQSGFFTRLGRLIKEKAKSDVDKLFSGFSKTRDNLAVIDELLLYWNLSETDRVLDELEEILLVSDFGPRITIKIVESLREDILAGKLKSGSEIKDALKRSVLDLLTKKGNKTDLQLGFRKPAVVLIVGVNGGGKTTSLGKLAYRLKNDGAKILMAAGDTFRAAASDQLEIWAERTGCDIVVAKEEKAKASSVLSQAVKRGKEEGFDVVLCDTSGRLHTNYGLMEELIACKKAVGKVVPGAPNEILLVLDGNTGLNMLPQAREFNEVVGITGLILTKLDGSARGGCVVSVVDELGIPVKFVGVGEGVEDLQPFDAEAFVNAVFS; translated from the exons ATGGCTGCTTCAGCTCATCTCTTGCTCCTCGCGAAACCTTCTACTCCACATCTAGTCCCTGCGTTCCCTCGAACAGGTTCCAATCAGCACAAGAACGCTCGGTTCAAATGCCTGGCCAGCCAGAGCGGGTTCTTCACGCGACTTGGCAGATTGATAAAAGAGAAAGCCAAAAGCGACGTGGACAAACTCTTCTCAGGATTCTCCAAAACCAGAGACAACCTAGCCGTGATTGACGAACTCCTCCTCTACTGGAACCTATCCGAGACCGACCGAGTCCTCGACGAACTCGAAGAG ATTCTGTTAGTATCTGATTTTGGGCCAAGAATCACGATTAAGATTGTGGAGAGCTTGAGGGAGGATATACTAGCTGGGAAGCTCAAATCAGGCAGCGAAATTAAG GATGCTTTGAAGAGGAGTGTACTTGATTTGTTAACCAAGAAAGGAAATAAGACTGATCTTCAGCTTGGATTCAG GAAGCCCGCTGTTGTTTTGATTGTTGGCGTCAATGGAGGTGGGAAGACAACGTCTCTTG GAAAGCTGGCATATAGGTTGAAGAATGACGGGGCAAAG ATATTAATGGCAGCGGGTGATACATTTAGGGCTGCTGCCAGTGACCAGTTGGAGATATGGGCTGAAAGAACTGGATGTGATATTGTTGTGGCTAAAGAGGAGAAGGCCAAAGCATCATCAG TTCTTTCACAGGCTGTGAAAAGAGGGAAAGAAGAAGGCTTTGATGTTGTTTTGTGTGACACATCAGGAC GTCTTCACACGAACTACGGCCTGATGGAAGAGTTGATAGCGTGTAAGAAAGCTGTTGGCAAAGTTGTTCCTGGTGCACCTAAT GAGATCCTTCTGGTGCTAGATGGGAACACTGGTTTAAATATGCTTCCACAAGCGAGAGAGTTCAATGAA GTGGTTGGAATAACTGGTTTGATTTTGACTAAACTTGATGGTTCTGCAAGAGGTGGCTGTGTG GTCAGTGTTGTAGATGAGCTCGGCATCCCTGTAAAGTTTGTAGGTGTTGGAGAAGGTGTTGAAGACCTGCAACCCTTTGATGCAGAGGCGTTTGTTAACGCTGTATTTTCATGA
- the LOC110615126 gene encoding transcription factor MYB3R-2 isoform X1, whose amino-acid sequence MVEEAALSDSEKGGLVSARPSVHDTSANNAVTDPISVKGRTTGPTRRSTKGGWTEEEDKILVAAVEKFNCRNWKKIAECVPDRTDVQCLHRWQKVLNPDLVKGPWKREEDDLIRDLVGKQGIKKWSEIAKHLPGRIGKQCRERWHNHLNPEIKRTAWTKEEELTLIDAHKIYGNKWAEIAKFLNGRTENAIKNHWNCSVKKKIESCSARKFDIHSYNKGAEIRKSEMDNQSFDERMNPERSMHACPLDLALGNSKTREFQLSASDKGNCKYAVKELYFGTLDAKPSPAFTLTSVEWKGSDNNANKIEHTNHLSNWSSKLCNTSSDDVARLQLPCERTLELSKTVNSLHSGALSAPLTIASSTVPGYDIKTAELDDKKKGAGDPESVELNCGLLSSESLQLDKVLLQTGSAPSTGSYPRTTTLSPVSSCAPLSHNGRISHDRSSPESILSILRSAARSFKNTPSIIRKRSSTSRAETFGDTKSVEKRLEYAFNIGCDSDGKRFGDS is encoded by the exons ATGGTAGAGGAAGCTGCTCTCTCCGATTCTGAAAAGGGTGGTTTAGTTTCTGCACGTCCTTCAGTCCATGATACCTCAGCTAATAATGCCGTCACAGATCCAATCTCTGTTAAAGG GAGGACAACAGGTCCTACCAGACGATCAACAAAAGGAGGCTGGACAGAGGAGGAG GATAAAATTTTAGTTGCTGCAGTAGAAAAGTTCAACTGCAGAAACTGGAAGAAGATTG CTGAATGTGTTCCTGACAGAACAGATGTTCAATGTCTGCATCGCTGGCAGAAGGTTCTGAACCCTGACCTTGTCAAGGGACCATGGAAACGGGAG GAAGATGACCTGATTCGTGACCTTGTTGGAAAGCAGGGGATTAAGAAATGGTCAGAAATAGCAAAACACCTTCCTGGCCGCATAGGGAAGCAATGCCGAGAAAG GTGGCACAACCATTTGAACCCAGAGATAAAAAGAACAGCTTGGACCAAAGAGGAGGAATTGACACTCATCGACGCCCATAAAATATATGGAAATAAGTGGGCTGAGATTGCGAAGTTTCTTAATGGAAG GACTGAGAATGCAATAAAGAATCACTGGAACTGCTCAGTAAAGAAGAAAATAGAATCATGTTCTGCTCGTAAATTTGACATACACAGTTATAACAAAGGAGCAGAAATCAGGAAATCTGAGATGGACAATCAAAGCTTTGATGAGAGGATGAACCCTGAAAGAAGCATGCATGCTTGTCCATTGGATTTGGCTCTTGGAAATTCGAAGACAAGGGAATTTCAATTGTCAGCTTCAGATAAAGGAAATTGTAAATATGCAGTAAAAGAATTATATTTTGGAACCCTGGATGCTAAACCTTCACCCGCATTCACTCTAACTAGTGTAGAGTGGAAAGGAAGTGACAATAATGCTAACAAAATTGAGCATACAAACCATTTATCCAACTGGTCTAGTAAATTATGTAACACTTCTTCTGATGATGTTGCAAGGCTTCAACTTCCGTGTGAAAGAACTCTTGAACTATCAAAAACAGTAAATTCTTTGCATTCTGGAGCACTTTCAGCGCCTTTGACTATTGCTTCGAGTACTGTTCCTGGCTATGATATCAAAACAG CCGAACTTGATGACAAAAAGAAAGGTGCGGGAGACCCTGAAAGTGTGGAACTTAATTGTGGTTTATTGAGCTCTGAATCACTTCAGCTAGATAAGGTTCTGCTTCAAACTGGAAGTGCTCCAAGTACTGGAAGCTACCCCAGGACAACAACATTGAGTCCAGTTTCCTCTTGTGCTCCATTAAGCCATAATGGAAGAATTTCTCATGACCGGAGTAGTCCTGAATCAATATTATCGATATTGAGGAGCGCAGCTAGGAGTTTCAAAAACACAccatcaataataagaaaaagaagttCTACAAGTCGAGCTGAAACTTTTGGGGATACGAAATCCGTAGAAAAACGCTTGGAATATGCATTTAATATAGGATGTGATTCAGATGGTAAAAGATTTGGAGATTCTTGA